The Fortiea contorta PCC 7126 genome has a segment encoding these proteins:
- a CDS encoding form I ribulose bisphosphate carboxylase large subunit: MSYAQTKTQAKSGYQAGVKDYRLTYYTPDYTPKDTDLLAAFRMTPQPGVPPEEAGAAVAAESSTGTWTTVWTDLLTDLDRYKGRCYDIEPVPGEDNQYICYVAYPLDLFEEGSVTNVLTSIVGNVFGFKALRALRLEDIRFPVAYIKTFQGPPHGIQVERDKLNKYGRPLLGCTIKPKLGLSAKNYGRAVYECLRGGLDFTKDDENINSAPFQRWRDRFLFVSEAIAKAQAETGEIKGHYLNVTAPTCEEMLKRAEYAKELKQPIIMHDYLTAGFTANTTLARWCRDNGILLHIHRAMHAVIDRQKNHGIHFRVLAKALRLSGGDHIHTGTVVGKLEGERGITMGFVDLLRENYVEQDKSRGIYFTQDWASLPGVMAVASGGIHVWHMPALVEIFGDDSVLQFGGGTLGHPWGNAPGATANRVALEAVVQARNEGRNLAREGNDIIREAAKWSPELAVACELWKEIKFEFEAMDTV, from the coding sequence ATGTCTTACGCTCAAACGAAGACTCAGGCCAAATCTGGGTATCAAGCCGGGGTTAAAGATTACAGACTAACTTATTACACACCCGATTACACACCTAAAGATACAGACCTATTAGCGGCGTTCCGCATGACACCCCAGCCCGGAGTTCCCCCAGAAGAGGCGGGTGCAGCAGTAGCGGCTGAGTCTTCCACTGGTACTTGGACAACCGTGTGGACAGACTTGCTCACCGACCTAGATCGCTACAAAGGTCGTTGCTACGATATCGAACCAGTTCCCGGCGAAGACAACCAGTATATTTGCTACGTTGCTTATCCCCTGGATTTGTTTGAAGAAGGTTCTGTAACCAACGTATTGACCTCAATCGTAGGTAACGTATTCGGTTTTAAAGCCTTACGGGCGCTGCGTTTGGAAGACATTCGCTTCCCTGTAGCTTATATCAAGACCTTCCAAGGGCCTCCCCACGGTATCCAAGTTGAGCGTGACAAATTAAACAAATACGGTCGTCCTTTGTTGGGTTGTACCATCAAGCCTAAATTGGGTCTATCTGCGAAGAACTACGGACGCGCTGTATACGAGTGCTTACGCGGTGGTTTGGACTTCACCAAAGACGACGAAAACATTAACTCTGCACCCTTCCAAAGATGGCGCGATCGCTTTTTGTTCGTTTCTGAAGCCATTGCCAAGGCTCAAGCCGAAACCGGTGAAATTAAAGGTCACTACCTCAACGTCACCGCCCCCACCTGTGAAGAAATGCTGAAACGGGCTGAGTACGCTAAAGAACTCAAACAGCCCATCATCATGCACGACTACCTCACCGCAGGCTTCACCGCCAACACCACCTTGGCTCGTTGGTGCCGTGACAACGGGATTCTGTTGCACATCCACCGCGCGATGCACGCTGTTATCGACCGTCAAAAGAACCACGGTATCCACTTCCGCGTATTAGCTAAAGCCCTACGCTTGTCTGGTGGTGACCACATCCACACCGGAACAGTGGTTGGTAAATTGGAAGGTGAACGGGGCATTACAATGGGCTTCGTTGACTTGTTGCGGGAAAACTACGTTGAGCAAGACAAGTCTCGCGGTATTTACTTTACCCAAGACTGGGCTTCTCTTCCTGGCGTTATGGCTGTTGCTTCCGGTGGTATCCACGTATGGCACATGCCCGCACTGGTAGAAATCTTCGGCGATGACTCTGTATTACAATTTGGTGGTGGTACTCTGGGACACCCTTGGGGTAACGCTCCTGGTGCGACAGCTAACCGCGTGGCTTTAGAAGCAGTTGTCCAAGCTCGTAACGAAGGCCGTAACTTAGCCCGCGAAGGTAACGATATTATCCGTGAAGCTGCTAAGTGGTCTCCCGAATTGGCTGTTGCTTGCGAACTCTGGAAAGAAATCAAGTTCGAGTTTGAAGCAATGGATACCGTCTGA
- the rcbX gene encoding RuBisCO chaperone RbcX, with protein MNFKQIAKDTAKTLQSYLTYQALRTVLAQLDETNPPLAFWLHNFSAGKIQDGEAYIEELFREKSDLALRIMTVREHIAAEVTDFLPEMVRTGIQQANMEQRRQHLERITLINLSDPHLDTEQQVRSDPNLDNLSE; from the coding sequence ATGAATTTTAAGCAAATTGCGAAGGACACAGCAAAGACTCTCCAAAGTTACCTGACTTATCAGGCGCTAAGGACAGTGCTAGCGCAGCTGGACGAAACAAACCCCCCATTAGCATTTTGGCTGCACAACTTTTCTGCCGGCAAAATCCAGGATGGAGAGGCATATATTGAAGAACTGTTTCGAGAGAAATCAGACTTGGCATTGCGGATTATGACTGTCAGGGAACATATAGCAGCGGAAGTTACCGATTTTTTACCGGAAATGGTTCGCACCGGCATTCAGCAAGCCAATATGGAACAACGCCGCCAGCACCTAGAACGCATCACGCTGATCAATTTATCAGACCCCCATCTTGACACCGAACAGCAGGTAAGATCAGATCCTAATTTGGATAACTTATCTGAATAG